Proteins co-encoded in one Microtus ochrogaster isolate Prairie Vole_2 unplaced genomic scaffold, MicOch1.0 UNK81, whole genome shotgun sequence genomic window:
- the Upf1 gene encoding regulator of nonsense transcripts 1 isoform X3, producing the protein MSVEAYGPSSQTLTFLDTEEAELLGADTQGSEFEFTDFTLPSQTQTPPGGPGGAGGPSGAGAGGAASQLDAQVGPEGILQNGAVDDSVAKTSQLLAELNFEEDEEDTYYTKDLPVHACSYCGIHDPACVVYCNTSKKWFCNGRGNTSGSHIVNHLVRAKCKEVTLHKDGPLGETVLECYNCGCRNVFLLGFIPAKADSVVVLLCRQPCASQSSLKDINWDSSQWQPLIQDRCFLSWLVKIPSEQEQLRARQITAQQINKLEELWKENPSATLEDLEKPGVDEEPQHVLLRYEDAYQYQNIFGPLVKLEADYDKKLKESQTQDNITVRWDLGLNKKRIAFFTLPKTDSDMRLMQGDEICLRYKGDLAPLWKGIGHVIKVPDNLTQRPDYGDEIAIELRSSVGAPVEVTHNFQVDFVWKSTSFDRMQSALKTFAVDETSVSGYIYHKLLGHEVEDVVIKCQLPKRFTAQGLPDLNHSQVYAVKTVLQRPLSLIQGPPGTGKTVTSATIVYHLARQGNGPVLVCAPSNIAVDQLTEKIHQTGLKVVRLCAKSREAIDSPVSFLALHNQIRNMDSMPELQKLQQLKDETGELSSADEKRYRALKRTAERELLMNADVICCTCVGAGDPRLAKMQFRSILIDESTQATEPECMVPVVLGAKQLILVGDHCQLGPVVMCKKAAKAGLSQSLFERLVVLGIRPIRLQVQYRMHPALSAFPSNIFYEGSLQNGVTAADRVKKGFDFQWPQPDKPMFFYVTQGQEEIASSGTSYLNRTEAANVEKITTKLLKAGAKPDQIGIITPYEGQRSYLVQYMQFSGSLHTKLYQEVEIASVDAFQGREKDFIILSCVRANEHQGIGFLNDPRRLNVALTRARYGVIIVGNPKALSKQPLWNHLLSYYKEQKALVEGPLNNLRESLMQFSKPRKLVNTVNPGARFMTTAMYDAREAIIPGSVYDRSSQGRPSNMYFQTHDQIGMISAGPSHVAAMNIPIPFNLVMPPMPPPGYFGQANGPAAGRGTPKSKTGRGGRQKNRFGLPGPSQTTLPNSQASQDVASQPFSQGALTQGYVSMSQPSQMSQPGLSQPELSQDSYLGDEFKSQIDVALSQDSTYQGERAYQHGGVTGLSQY; encoded by the exons GTTGGACCAGAGGGCATCTTGCAGAACGGGGCTGTGGATGACAGTGTGGCCAAGACCAGTCAGCTGCTGGCTGAGCTCAACTTTGAAGAAGACGAAGAAGACACGTACTACACCAAGGACCTCCCAGTCCACGCCTGCAG TTACTGCGGAATCCATGATCCTGCCTGCGTGGTTTACTGCAATACCAGCAAGAAGTGGTTCTGCAATGGCCGAGGAAATACTTCTGGCAG CCACATTGTAAATCACCTGGTAAGGGCAAAATGCAAGGAAGTGACGCTGCACAAGGATGGACCCCTGGGCGAGACAGTGCTGGAATGCTACAACTGTGGCTGCCGCAACGTCTTCCTGCTGGGCTTCATCCCTGCAAAGGCTGACTCAGTAGTGGTGCTGCTGTGCAG GCAGCCCTGTGCCAGCCAGAGCAGCCTAAAGGACATCAACTGGGACAGCTCCCAGTGGCAGCCCCTGATCCAGGACCGATGCTTCCTGTCATGGCTGGTCAAGATTCCCTCAGAGCAGGAGCAGTTGCGGGCACGGCAGATCACTGCACAGCAGATCAACAAGCTGGAGGAGCTGTGGAAG GAAAACCCTTCAGCCACCCTGGAGGACCTGGAGAAGCCCGGCGTGGATGAGGAGCCCCAGCACGTGCTCCTGCGGTATGAGGATGCTTATCAGTACCAGAACATCTTCGGGCCCCTGGTGAAGCTAGAAGCTGACTACGACAAGAAGCTGAAGGAGTCACAG ACTCAAGATAACATCACGGTCAGGTGGGACCTGGGCCTTAACAAGAAGAGAATCGCCTTCTTCACTTTGCCCAAGACTGACTCTG ATATGCGGCTCATGCAGGGCGACGAGATCTGTCTGCGGTACAAAGGGGACCTAGCACCCCTATGGAAGGGGATTGGCCATGTCATCAAGGTCCCTGATA ACTTAACTCAGCGTCCAGATTACGGTGATGAGATTGCTATTGAGCTCCGCAGCAGTGTGGGTGCACCTGTGGAGGTGACCCACAACTTCCAGGTGGATTTTGTGTGGAAGTCAACCTCTTTTGATAG GATGCAGAGTGCACTGAAAACCTTTGCTGTGGATGAGACCTCCGTGTCAGGATACATCTACCACAAGCTGCTGGGCCACGAGGTGGAGGATGTAGTCATCAAGTGCCAGCTGCCAAAGCGCTTCACAGCTCAGGGGCTCCCTGACCTCAACCACTCTCAG GTGTATGCTGTGAAGACAGTGCTGCAGAGGCCACTCAGCCTCATCCAGGGCCCGCCAGGCACAGGGAAGACGGTGACATCTGCCACTATTGTCTACCACCTTGCTCGGCAGGGCAATGG GCCTGTGCTGGTCTGTGCCCCAAGTAACATCGCCGTGGACCAGCTCACAGAGAAGATCCACCAGACAGGACTGAAGGTTGTACGCCTCTGTGCCAAGAGCCGGGAGGCCATTGACTCGCCAGTGTCCTTCTTGGCTCTGCACAACCAGATTAGGAACATGGACAG CATGCCTGAGCTGCAGAAGCTGCAGCAGCTGAAGGACGAGACAGGCGAACTGTCGTCTGCAGATGAGAAGCGGTACCGGGCACTCAAGCGCACAGCTGAGAGAGAGCTGCTCATG AACGCAGATGTCATCTGCTGcacctgtgtgggtgctggtgacCCAAGGCTGGCCAAGATGCAGTTCCGTTCCATCCTTATTGATGAGAGCACTCAGGCCACCGAGCCTGAGTGCATGGTGCCTGTGGTCCTTGGGGCCAAGCAG CTCATCCTCGTGGGTGACCACTGTCAGCTGGGCCCTGTGGTGATGTGCAAAAAGGCAGCCAAGGCCGGACTGTCACAGTCGCTCTTCGAGCGCCTGGTGGTGCTCGGCATCCGGCCCATCCGCCTGCAGGTGCAGTACCGCATGCACCCCGCACTCAGCGCCTTCCCGTCCAACATCTTCTACGAGGGCTCATTGCAGAACGGTGTCACTGCAG CGGACCGTGTCAAGAAGGGCTTTGACTTCCAGTGGCCACAGCCGGACAAGCCCATGTTCTTCTACGTGACACAGGGCCAGGAGGAGATTGCCAGCTCTGGCACGTCCTACCTCAACAG GACCGAGGCAGCCAATGTGGAGAAGATAACTACAAAACTGCTGAAGGCAGGTGCCAAGCCTGACCAGATTGGCATCATCACACCCTACGAGGGCCAGCGCTCCTACCTGGTGCAATACATGCAGTTCAGTGGCTCCCTGCACACGAAGCTCTACCAG GAAGTGGAGATTGCCAGTGTGGACGCCTTCCAGGGCCGGGAGAAGGACTTCATCATCCTGTCCTGTGTGCGTGCCAACGAGCACCAGGGCATTGGGTTCCTGAACGACCCCCGGCGTCTCAATGTGGCCCTCACCAGAGCCAG ATATGGTGTGATCATTGTGGGTAACCCAAAGGCACTGTCGAAGCAGCCACTGTGGAACCACCTGCTGAGCTACTACAAGGAGCAGAAGGCGCTGGTGGAAGGGCCACTCAACAACCTGCGTGAGAGCCTCATGCAGTTCAGCAAGCCTCGCAAGCTTGTCAACACCGTCAACCCG GGGGCCCGCTTCATGACTACAGCCATGTATGATGCCCGCGAGGCCATCATCCCTGGATCTGTCTATGACCGCAGTAGCCAGG GCCGGCCCTCAAACATGTACTTCCAGACCCACGACCAGATTGGCATGATCAGTGCTGGTCCCAGCCATGTGGCCGCCATGAACATCCCCATTCCCTTCAACCTGGTCATGCCTCCCATGCCACCACCTGGGTACTTTGGACAGGCCAACGGGCCCGCTGCTG GCCGGGGCACCCCAAAAAGCAAGACTGGCCGTGGAGGCCGCCAGAAGAATCGCTTTGGGCTTCCAGGGCCCAGCCAGACCACCCTTCCCAacagccaggccagccaggatgtGGCCTCACAGCCCTTCTCACAGGGCGCCCTCACCCAGGGCTACGTGTCCATGAGCCAGCCCTCCCAGATGAGCCAGCCCGGCCTTTCCCAGCCAGAGCTGTCCCAG GACAGCTACCTCGGTGATGAGTTTAAGTCACAGATTGACGTGGCACTCTCACAAGACTCCACTTACCAGGGAGAGCGGGCATATCAGCACGGCGGGGTCACCGGGCTGTCCCAGTACTAG
- the Upf1 gene encoding regulator of nonsense transcripts 1 isoform X1, whose product MSVEAYGPSSQTLTFLDTEEAELLGADTQGSEFEFTDFTLPSQTQTPPGGPGGAGGPSGAGAGGAASQLDAQVGPEGILQNGAVDDSVAKTSQLLAELNFEEDEEDTYYTKDLPVHACSYCGIHDPACVVYCNTSKKWFCNGRGNTSGSHIVNHLVRAKCKEVTLHKDGPLGETVLECYNCGCRNVFLLGFIPAKADSVVVLLCRQPCASQSSLKDINWDSSQWQPLIQDRCFLSWLVKIPSEQEQLRARQITAQQINKLEELWKENPSATLEDLEKPGVDEEPQHVLLRYEDAYQYQNIFGPLVKLEADYDKKLKESQTQDNITVRWDLGLNKKRIAFFTLPKTDSGNEDLVIIWLRDMRLMQGDEICLRYKGDLAPLWKGIGHVIKVPDNLTQRPDYGDEIAIELRSSVGAPVEVTHNFQVDFVWKSTSFDRMQSALKTFAVDETSVSGYIYHKLLGHEVEDVVIKCQLPKRFTAQGLPDLNHSQVYAVKTVLQRPLSLIQGPPGTGKTVTSATIVYHLARQGNGPVLVCAPSNIAVDQLTEKIHQTGLKVVRLCAKSREAIDSPVSFLALHNQIRNMDSMPELQKLQQLKDETGELSSADEKRYRALKRTAERELLMNADVICCTCVGAGDPRLAKMQFRSILIDESTQATEPECMVPVVLGAKQLILVGDHCQLGPVVMCKKAAKAGLSQSLFERLVVLGIRPIRLQVQYRMHPALSAFPSNIFYEGSLQNGVTAADRVKKGFDFQWPQPDKPMFFYVTQGQEEIASSGTSYLNRTEAANVEKITTKLLKAGAKPDQIGIITPYEGQRSYLVQYMQFSGSLHTKLYQEVEIASVDAFQGREKDFIILSCVRANEHQGIGFLNDPRRLNVALTRARYGVIIVGNPKALSKQPLWNHLLSYYKEQKALVEGPLNNLRESLMQFSKPRKLVNTVNPGARFMTTAMYDAREAIIPGSVYDRSSQGRPSNMYFQTHDQIGMISAGPSHVAAMNIPIPFNLVMPPMPPPGYFGQANGPAAGRGTPKSKTGRGGRQKNRFGLPGPSQTTLPNSQASQDVASQPFSQGALTQGYVSMSQPSQMSQPGLSQPELSQDSYLGDEFKSQIDVALSQDSTYQGERAYQHGGVTGLSQY is encoded by the exons GTTGGACCAGAGGGCATCTTGCAGAACGGGGCTGTGGATGACAGTGTGGCCAAGACCAGTCAGCTGCTGGCTGAGCTCAACTTTGAAGAAGACGAAGAAGACACGTACTACACCAAGGACCTCCCAGTCCACGCCTGCAG TTACTGCGGAATCCATGATCCTGCCTGCGTGGTTTACTGCAATACCAGCAAGAAGTGGTTCTGCAATGGCCGAGGAAATACTTCTGGCAG CCACATTGTAAATCACCTGGTAAGGGCAAAATGCAAGGAAGTGACGCTGCACAAGGATGGACCCCTGGGCGAGACAGTGCTGGAATGCTACAACTGTGGCTGCCGCAACGTCTTCCTGCTGGGCTTCATCCCTGCAAAGGCTGACTCAGTAGTGGTGCTGCTGTGCAG GCAGCCCTGTGCCAGCCAGAGCAGCCTAAAGGACATCAACTGGGACAGCTCCCAGTGGCAGCCCCTGATCCAGGACCGATGCTTCCTGTCATGGCTGGTCAAGATTCCCTCAGAGCAGGAGCAGTTGCGGGCACGGCAGATCACTGCACAGCAGATCAACAAGCTGGAGGAGCTGTGGAAG GAAAACCCTTCAGCCACCCTGGAGGACCTGGAGAAGCCCGGCGTGGATGAGGAGCCCCAGCACGTGCTCCTGCGGTATGAGGATGCTTATCAGTACCAGAACATCTTCGGGCCCCTGGTGAAGCTAGAAGCTGACTACGACAAGAAGCTGAAGGAGTCACAG ACTCAAGATAACATCACGGTCAGGTGGGACCTGGGCCTTAACAAGAAGAGAATCGCCTTCTTCACTTTGCCCAAGACTGACTCTGGTAATGAGGATTTAGTCATAATTTGGTTAAGAG ATATGCGGCTCATGCAGGGCGACGAGATCTGTCTGCGGTACAAAGGGGACCTAGCACCCCTATGGAAGGGGATTGGCCATGTCATCAAGGTCCCTGATA ACTTAACTCAGCGTCCAGATTACGGTGATGAGATTGCTATTGAGCTCCGCAGCAGTGTGGGTGCACCTGTGGAGGTGACCCACAACTTCCAGGTGGATTTTGTGTGGAAGTCAACCTCTTTTGATAG GATGCAGAGTGCACTGAAAACCTTTGCTGTGGATGAGACCTCCGTGTCAGGATACATCTACCACAAGCTGCTGGGCCACGAGGTGGAGGATGTAGTCATCAAGTGCCAGCTGCCAAAGCGCTTCACAGCTCAGGGGCTCCCTGACCTCAACCACTCTCAG GTGTATGCTGTGAAGACAGTGCTGCAGAGGCCACTCAGCCTCATCCAGGGCCCGCCAGGCACAGGGAAGACGGTGACATCTGCCACTATTGTCTACCACCTTGCTCGGCAGGGCAATGG GCCTGTGCTGGTCTGTGCCCCAAGTAACATCGCCGTGGACCAGCTCACAGAGAAGATCCACCAGACAGGACTGAAGGTTGTACGCCTCTGTGCCAAGAGCCGGGAGGCCATTGACTCGCCAGTGTCCTTCTTGGCTCTGCACAACCAGATTAGGAACATGGACAG CATGCCTGAGCTGCAGAAGCTGCAGCAGCTGAAGGACGAGACAGGCGAACTGTCGTCTGCAGATGAGAAGCGGTACCGGGCACTCAAGCGCACAGCTGAGAGAGAGCTGCTCATG AACGCAGATGTCATCTGCTGcacctgtgtgggtgctggtgacCCAAGGCTGGCCAAGATGCAGTTCCGTTCCATCCTTATTGATGAGAGCACTCAGGCCACCGAGCCTGAGTGCATGGTGCCTGTGGTCCTTGGGGCCAAGCAG CTCATCCTCGTGGGTGACCACTGTCAGCTGGGCCCTGTGGTGATGTGCAAAAAGGCAGCCAAGGCCGGACTGTCACAGTCGCTCTTCGAGCGCCTGGTGGTGCTCGGCATCCGGCCCATCCGCCTGCAGGTGCAGTACCGCATGCACCCCGCACTCAGCGCCTTCCCGTCCAACATCTTCTACGAGGGCTCATTGCAGAACGGTGTCACTGCAG CGGACCGTGTCAAGAAGGGCTTTGACTTCCAGTGGCCACAGCCGGACAAGCCCATGTTCTTCTACGTGACACAGGGCCAGGAGGAGATTGCCAGCTCTGGCACGTCCTACCTCAACAG GACCGAGGCAGCCAATGTGGAGAAGATAACTACAAAACTGCTGAAGGCAGGTGCCAAGCCTGACCAGATTGGCATCATCACACCCTACGAGGGCCAGCGCTCCTACCTGGTGCAATACATGCAGTTCAGTGGCTCCCTGCACACGAAGCTCTACCAG GAAGTGGAGATTGCCAGTGTGGACGCCTTCCAGGGCCGGGAGAAGGACTTCATCATCCTGTCCTGTGTGCGTGCCAACGAGCACCAGGGCATTGGGTTCCTGAACGACCCCCGGCGTCTCAATGTGGCCCTCACCAGAGCCAG ATATGGTGTGATCATTGTGGGTAACCCAAAGGCACTGTCGAAGCAGCCACTGTGGAACCACCTGCTGAGCTACTACAAGGAGCAGAAGGCGCTGGTGGAAGGGCCACTCAACAACCTGCGTGAGAGCCTCATGCAGTTCAGCAAGCCTCGCAAGCTTGTCAACACCGTCAACCCG GGGGCCCGCTTCATGACTACAGCCATGTATGATGCCCGCGAGGCCATCATCCCTGGATCTGTCTATGACCGCAGTAGCCAGG GCCGGCCCTCAAACATGTACTTCCAGACCCACGACCAGATTGGCATGATCAGTGCTGGTCCCAGCCATGTGGCCGCCATGAACATCCCCATTCCCTTCAACCTGGTCATGCCTCCCATGCCACCACCTGGGTACTTTGGACAGGCCAACGGGCCCGCTGCTG GCCGGGGCACCCCAAAAAGCAAGACTGGCCGTGGAGGCCGCCAGAAGAATCGCTTTGGGCTTCCAGGGCCCAGCCAGACCACCCTTCCCAacagccaggccagccaggatgtGGCCTCACAGCCCTTCTCACAGGGCGCCCTCACCCAGGGCTACGTGTCCATGAGCCAGCCCTCCCAGATGAGCCAGCCCGGCCTTTCCCAGCCAGAGCTGTCCCAG GACAGCTACCTCGGTGATGAGTTTAAGTCACAGATTGACGTGGCACTCTCACAAGACTCCACTTACCAGGGAGAGCGGGCATATCAGCACGGCGGGGTCACCGGGCTGTCCCAGTACTAG
- the Upf1 gene encoding regulator of nonsense transcripts 1 isoform X2, with the protein MSVEAYGPSSQTLTFLDTEEAELLGADTQGSEFEFTDFTLPSQTQTPPGGPGGAGGPSGAGAGGAASQLDAQVGPEGILQNGAVDDSVAKTSQLLAELNFEEDEEDTYYTKDLPVHACSYCGIHDPACVVYCNTSKKWFCNGRGNTSGSHIVNHLVRAKCKEVTLHKDGPLGETVLECYNCGCRNVFLLGFIPAKADSVVVLLCRQPCASQSSLKDINWDSSQWQPLIQDRCFLSWLVKIPSEQEQLRARQITAQQINKLEELWKENPSATLEDLEKPGVDEEPQHVLLRYEDAYQYQNIFGPLVKLEADYDKKLKESQTQDNITVRWDLGLNKKRIAFFTLPKTDSGNEDLVIIWLRDMRLMQGDEICLRYKGDLAPLWKGIGHVIKVPDNYGDEIAIELRSSVGAPVEVTHNFQVDFVWKSTSFDRMQSALKTFAVDETSVSGYIYHKLLGHEVEDVVIKCQLPKRFTAQGLPDLNHSQVYAVKTVLQRPLSLIQGPPGTGKTVTSATIVYHLARQGNGPVLVCAPSNIAVDQLTEKIHQTGLKVVRLCAKSREAIDSPVSFLALHNQIRNMDSMPELQKLQQLKDETGELSSADEKRYRALKRTAERELLMNADVICCTCVGAGDPRLAKMQFRSILIDESTQATEPECMVPVVLGAKQLILVGDHCQLGPVVMCKKAAKAGLSQSLFERLVVLGIRPIRLQVQYRMHPALSAFPSNIFYEGSLQNGVTAADRVKKGFDFQWPQPDKPMFFYVTQGQEEIASSGTSYLNRTEAANVEKITTKLLKAGAKPDQIGIITPYEGQRSYLVQYMQFSGSLHTKLYQEVEIASVDAFQGREKDFIILSCVRANEHQGIGFLNDPRRLNVALTRARYGVIIVGNPKALSKQPLWNHLLSYYKEQKALVEGPLNNLRESLMQFSKPRKLVNTVNPGARFMTTAMYDAREAIIPGSVYDRSSQGRPSNMYFQTHDQIGMISAGPSHVAAMNIPIPFNLVMPPMPPPGYFGQANGPAAGRGTPKSKTGRGGRQKNRFGLPGPSQTTLPNSQASQDVASQPFSQGALTQGYVSMSQPSQMSQPGLSQPELSQDSYLGDEFKSQIDVALSQDSTYQGERAYQHGGVTGLSQY; encoded by the exons GTTGGACCAGAGGGCATCTTGCAGAACGGGGCTGTGGATGACAGTGTGGCCAAGACCAGTCAGCTGCTGGCTGAGCTCAACTTTGAAGAAGACGAAGAAGACACGTACTACACCAAGGACCTCCCAGTCCACGCCTGCAG TTACTGCGGAATCCATGATCCTGCCTGCGTGGTTTACTGCAATACCAGCAAGAAGTGGTTCTGCAATGGCCGAGGAAATACTTCTGGCAG CCACATTGTAAATCACCTGGTAAGGGCAAAATGCAAGGAAGTGACGCTGCACAAGGATGGACCCCTGGGCGAGACAGTGCTGGAATGCTACAACTGTGGCTGCCGCAACGTCTTCCTGCTGGGCTTCATCCCTGCAAAGGCTGACTCAGTAGTGGTGCTGCTGTGCAG GCAGCCCTGTGCCAGCCAGAGCAGCCTAAAGGACATCAACTGGGACAGCTCCCAGTGGCAGCCCCTGATCCAGGACCGATGCTTCCTGTCATGGCTGGTCAAGATTCCCTCAGAGCAGGAGCAGTTGCGGGCACGGCAGATCACTGCACAGCAGATCAACAAGCTGGAGGAGCTGTGGAAG GAAAACCCTTCAGCCACCCTGGAGGACCTGGAGAAGCCCGGCGTGGATGAGGAGCCCCAGCACGTGCTCCTGCGGTATGAGGATGCTTATCAGTACCAGAACATCTTCGGGCCCCTGGTGAAGCTAGAAGCTGACTACGACAAGAAGCTGAAGGAGTCACAG ACTCAAGATAACATCACGGTCAGGTGGGACCTGGGCCTTAACAAGAAGAGAATCGCCTTCTTCACTTTGCCCAAGACTGACTCTGGTAATGAGGATTTAGTCATAATTTGGTTAAGAG ATATGCGGCTCATGCAGGGCGACGAGATCTGTCTGCGGTACAAAGGGGACCTAGCACCCCTATGGAAGGGGATTGGCCATGTCATCAAGGTCCCTGATA ATTACGGTGATGAGATTGCTATTGAGCTCCGCAGCAGTGTGGGTGCACCTGTGGAGGTGACCCACAACTTCCAGGTGGATTTTGTGTGGAAGTCAACCTCTTTTGATAG GATGCAGAGTGCACTGAAAACCTTTGCTGTGGATGAGACCTCCGTGTCAGGATACATCTACCACAAGCTGCTGGGCCACGAGGTGGAGGATGTAGTCATCAAGTGCCAGCTGCCAAAGCGCTTCACAGCTCAGGGGCTCCCTGACCTCAACCACTCTCAG GTGTATGCTGTGAAGACAGTGCTGCAGAGGCCACTCAGCCTCATCCAGGGCCCGCCAGGCACAGGGAAGACGGTGACATCTGCCACTATTGTCTACCACCTTGCTCGGCAGGGCAATGG GCCTGTGCTGGTCTGTGCCCCAAGTAACATCGCCGTGGACCAGCTCACAGAGAAGATCCACCAGACAGGACTGAAGGTTGTACGCCTCTGTGCCAAGAGCCGGGAGGCCATTGACTCGCCAGTGTCCTTCTTGGCTCTGCACAACCAGATTAGGAACATGGACAG CATGCCTGAGCTGCAGAAGCTGCAGCAGCTGAAGGACGAGACAGGCGAACTGTCGTCTGCAGATGAGAAGCGGTACCGGGCACTCAAGCGCACAGCTGAGAGAGAGCTGCTCATG AACGCAGATGTCATCTGCTGcacctgtgtgggtgctggtgacCCAAGGCTGGCCAAGATGCAGTTCCGTTCCATCCTTATTGATGAGAGCACTCAGGCCACCGAGCCTGAGTGCATGGTGCCTGTGGTCCTTGGGGCCAAGCAG CTCATCCTCGTGGGTGACCACTGTCAGCTGGGCCCTGTGGTGATGTGCAAAAAGGCAGCCAAGGCCGGACTGTCACAGTCGCTCTTCGAGCGCCTGGTGGTGCTCGGCATCCGGCCCATCCGCCTGCAGGTGCAGTACCGCATGCACCCCGCACTCAGCGCCTTCCCGTCCAACATCTTCTACGAGGGCTCATTGCAGAACGGTGTCACTGCAG CGGACCGTGTCAAGAAGGGCTTTGACTTCCAGTGGCCACAGCCGGACAAGCCCATGTTCTTCTACGTGACACAGGGCCAGGAGGAGATTGCCAGCTCTGGCACGTCCTACCTCAACAG GACCGAGGCAGCCAATGTGGAGAAGATAACTACAAAACTGCTGAAGGCAGGTGCCAAGCCTGACCAGATTGGCATCATCACACCCTACGAGGGCCAGCGCTCCTACCTGGTGCAATACATGCAGTTCAGTGGCTCCCTGCACACGAAGCTCTACCAG GAAGTGGAGATTGCCAGTGTGGACGCCTTCCAGGGCCGGGAGAAGGACTTCATCATCCTGTCCTGTGTGCGTGCCAACGAGCACCAGGGCATTGGGTTCCTGAACGACCCCCGGCGTCTCAATGTGGCCCTCACCAGAGCCAG ATATGGTGTGATCATTGTGGGTAACCCAAAGGCACTGTCGAAGCAGCCACTGTGGAACCACCTGCTGAGCTACTACAAGGAGCAGAAGGCGCTGGTGGAAGGGCCACTCAACAACCTGCGTGAGAGCCTCATGCAGTTCAGCAAGCCTCGCAAGCTTGTCAACACCGTCAACCCG GGGGCCCGCTTCATGACTACAGCCATGTATGATGCCCGCGAGGCCATCATCCCTGGATCTGTCTATGACCGCAGTAGCCAGG GCCGGCCCTCAAACATGTACTTCCAGACCCACGACCAGATTGGCATGATCAGTGCTGGTCCCAGCCATGTGGCCGCCATGAACATCCCCATTCCCTTCAACCTGGTCATGCCTCCCATGCCACCACCTGGGTACTTTGGACAGGCCAACGGGCCCGCTGCTG GCCGGGGCACCCCAAAAAGCAAGACTGGCCGTGGAGGCCGCCAGAAGAATCGCTTTGGGCTTCCAGGGCCCAGCCAGACCACCCTTCCCAacagccaggccagccaggatgtGGCCTCACAGCCCTTCTCACAGGGCGCCCTCACCCAGGGCTACGTGTCCATGAGCCAGCCCTCCCAGATGAGCCAGCCCGGCCTTTCCCAGCCAGAGCTGTCCCAG GACAGCTACCTCGGTGATGAGTTTAAGTCACAGATTGACGTGGCACTCTCACAAGACTCCACTTACCAGGGAGAGCGGGCATATCAGCACGGCGGGGTCACCGGGCTGTCCCAGTACTAG